The genomic region TTTTTGTCCACCTCCCACTGAATGGCGGGCAGGTCCCATTCCCGCGCCAGCAGGGTCAAGGCGGGCGACAGGCAGGGGTGGGTGAAGAGAAAGTCGGCGCCGATGGCGTCGCGTTCGCCCAACGTGCGATGATAGTCGGCGTCGGTTTCGATGATGCGCGCAATGGGTTCAACGCCATTTTCGCGCAGGGCCGCTTCGATGTCAGGATAATAGTTGCGGTCGCGACGTTGTAAAAACAGGCAGCGCTTCATATATGATCCATTAAGTGCGGCGCCGGAGCGCTTAGAGGTCAGACTGGGATTTCGTCGGTTAGACGTCGGTTATTTCAACGCTTGGCCGTTTGAATGGAAACTAAGCAAAGCGCGTACCGCCAGAGGCGGGGCGTGATGAGAGAAGAGGAGAATGCAATGCAACGGAAACTGGGTTGGGTGGCGTTGGCGTTGTTGACGCTGGCTCTGCAGGCGCCGTCGACGGCGCAGGCTGACTGGAAGCAGTCCTTTAGCGAGAGTCTGGACGCCGCCAAAGAGGCGGGCGGCAAGGCTTGGGAAGGGACCAAGGAGGCCAGTCAGGAGGCGTGGCAGGGAACCAAGAAGAGCAGTAAAGAGGTCTGGAAGGGGACCAAAGAGGTGAGCAAGGACGCCTGGAAAGGGACGAAAGAGGTGAGCAAGGATGTGTGGAAAGAGACCAAAGAGGTGAGCAAAGACGCCTGGCAGGGGACCAAGAAGACCAGTCACAAGGTGTGGCAGGGGACCAAAGAGGCGGTGCGCGACGTCTCAGAAGCCAAAGAGCCAAGCAAAAATGCGCCGCCGCCGCCAGTGGGCGAGAACGCCGCGTCCACACCCAGCGCAACGCAGTGAAAGCGATCTTTTCCAGTGACGAGAGCTATAGCGCGCCTTGGGGCGCGGCAGACGCATAACGCGCCCCAGGGCGCGCAAAAAGGACAGTATGATGAGAGCGTGGATGGGATTGGCCTTGGGCCTGGCCTTGACGCCGCTGGCGGCGCAGGCGGATTGGAAACAGAGCATCGACCAGGGATTGGAGTCGGCGCGCGAGGCTGGCGGCAAGGCGTGGCGCGGGACCAAGGAGGCGGCGCGAGAGGCCGCCGACAAACTGCCGGACCTCACCGATCGCGCCCTCGATGCGCTGAACGATCCCATGGGCAAGGAGCAGCAGCCGGAACAGCCGCCTTCGGAGGAGGAGCTGCGCGAGGAGCGCTTTCGTCAGGTGTGGGACGATCTGCTCAAAAAGCTCGACGATGGGGTGGAGATGCTCGATCGCATCGATAAAGCCCCCGAGAGCGCCTTCTTCAGCGCCGACAAACCCTCGCTGCGGCGCGATCTGAACGAGATTCTCGATGACACCGTGGTGTTGTTGGAGGATCGCAGCATCGCCGATCTGCAAAACAAAATCGCCGAACATCAGGCGCGCATCGAAGAGGCGCGCGCCAACATCGTCAAATACCGTGAAGCGCGTCTGACCGCGCCCAAGCTGCATGTGGTGAAAGTCACCCGCTCCGGCTATGACCGCATGATCGCCGATGAGGAGCAGATCATCGCCAATCTGGAGGCGGAGATTACGCGCATCCAGGAGGATTTCCGCCAACGTATGGCCGTTATTGGCGTGACGTTGACGCCGGAGCAGACGCGCACCCTGCTGGCGCGGGTGGACGCCGATGATATCGTGCGCATGGCGGCGGTGTTCGACACCCTCAAGCAGGTGACTGCGCAGCTGGCGGAATTGATGGCCGCCTCCGGCGAGGCGGTGGCTCAGAGCCGCCGCTACTACGGCATGCACGTGGTGCTGTTGGAGATGATGGCGCACATGCAGGATCAGTACGTCGAGCAGATTGACCAACGCTATCTGGCCCGTCTGGCGGAGTTGACGGCCAAGACCGAAAGCGTGCGCAACCAGTCGGCGCGGGGGCTGCGCGCAGAGAGCAACCCGCAGCGGCGCGCGGTGTATGAACGCAATCTTGAGGCGCAGAAGCTCACCCTGAAAACCGCGCGCCTGTACGCCGACATGCTCAAGCAGCAACGCGGTCAGGTGGCGCGCGCCCGCGCCGCGGTGCAGAAGGATCTGGATCTGGCGCGCAACACCTACGCCACGGTGCAACTCAGCGCCGATCTGCTGGCGATGCTGAAAACCTCCATGGAGAGCTATCGCGCCCTTACGTCGTTACAGGCGCCGCGCATCACGCCGTTTGAAAATCGCATGATGCGGGAAAAATTCGCCGAGCTGTCCAAACTCCTGAGCAACGACAACGGATAGTGGGTAATCGCGTGGAAAACATGCTATATTCCTGAAGAATCAAAGAGGTTTTGCAGGCTGCCGCTTACGGCGGCTGTGATGAAATTATTCTCCCGGCGGAATCGCCGGGTTTTTTCTCACTCTATTGTATTGTCAGGAGCGCACAAATGGGATTGCTGAGCGGGTTGATGGGCAACGCCTCTGAAGTCAACGTCGATGAACTGGAAGACGAATTCAAAGACGTATTGGCCGAGGGCGAGCAGATTGAACTGGCGTTTAAGTTGATTCGCGATTTGATCATCTTCACCGATTTTCGCGTGATTTTTGTCGATAAGCAGGGCATTACCGGCAAGAAGGTGGAGTACCACTCCATTCCCTACAAGTCGGTGACGCAATTCATTGTTGAAACCGCCGGCCTGGGCGTGGACGATGCGGAGATGAAGATTTGGGTCTCCGGCCAGTCACAGCCTATTGAGAAGGAGTTTAAAGGCGGCACCAACATCATCGGCGTGCAACGGGCGCTGGCGGCTGCGATTCGCGGTAAGAAATAACGTCAGCGTTCAGTTTCGCCGCCCGGGGGGAGTGGCAAATCAGGATGTTTTCACAAGTAGAAGACGATCTGGATCTGCAACAGGCTAAGCGCGCGCACCGCCTGTTGATTGCGCGCGCGTTAGTGTTGGCCGCTACCGCCATGCTGTTGTACGAGGCGGCCAAGGAGGTTCTGTTCCAGGGTCGGCTCACCCCGTGGCAATCCCACTCCATCACCATCGTGGTGACCGCCTTTATCGCCGCTGCTCTGGTGGGCTGGGGGCAGCGCCGCGTGTTGCGCGCGCGGCTGAAGACCGAAGTGGTGAGAAAGCGCGCGCAGTCGTTCCAGAACACCCTGTTGAACGCCCTGCCGGTGGCGGTCTTTTACAAGGATCGAAAAGGGCGCTATCTGGGGTGTAACGACGTGTTTGGCGAAGTGCTGGGCGTCACCAGCGAGCAGATTCGCGGCAAAACGGTGCAGGAGCTGTGGCCCAGCGATCTGGCGGAGGTCTATCACCAGAAGGATCTGGAGCTGATGGCCAGCCCCAGTAAGCAGCGCTACGAGTTCCAGGTCAAGGACCGCCACGGCCAGTTGCGCGATGTGATCTACGGCAAGGGCGTGTTCTGTGATGAGCATGGCGACGTGGCGGGCATTGTCGGCGCGTTTTTTGACATCACCGATAAGAACGACGCTGAAC from Magnetofaba australis IT-1 harbors:
- a CDS encoding PH domain-containing protein; amino-acid sequence: MGLLSGLMGNASEVNVDELEDEFKDVLAEGEQIELAFKLIRDLIIFTDFRVIFVDKQGITGKKVEYHSIPYKSVTQFIVETAGLGVDDAEMKIWVSGQSQPIEKEFKGGTNIIGVQRALAAAIRGKK